One genomic region from Aureibacillus halotolerans encodes:
- the yajC gene encoding preprotein translocase subunit YajC: MPQSLLSIGMLVLMFVVFYFILIRPQQKRQKKLDEMRSQIQKNDRVVTIGGMHGIVDAVDEEKVVIKAGDGSRLTFDRSSVREVLNKD; the protein is encoded by the coding sequence ATGCCACAATCATTATTGTCGATTGGTATGTTGGTTTTGATGTTTGTTGTGTTTTATTTTATCTTAATTCGTCCACAGCAAAAGCGTCAGAAGAAATTGGACGAAATGCGTTCGCAAATTCAGAAAAACGACCGCGTGGTTACCATTGGTGGTATGCATGGAATAGTTGATGCTGTTGATGAGGAAAAAGTAGTCATCAAAGCTGGTGACGGCTCGCGACTAACGTTTGACCGTAGTTCAGTTCGTGAAGTGCTGAATAAAGACTAA
- the spoVB gene encoding stage V sporulation protein B — translation MTKQTFLKGTITLVLAGLVIRLLGFVNRIVVARLMGEEGVGLYMMAVPTLALTITMTQLGLPVAISKRVAEAEARNEQSRVKQILVVSLAVTGVLSLVFTAGMMALSHWVASTLLTDERTMYPLMAIAPIVPIVAISSVIRGYFQGKQNMRPSAISQLIEQVVRISLVAVLTSLFLPYGVEFAAAGAMISVVLGELASLVYMIILFKKQKTVAIRKGFMQSLSRGKSTLYDLMSIALPTTGSRLVGSVSYFFEPIVVAQSLAIAGVATVVATQQYGELTGFAMPLLFLPSFITHALSISLVPAISEAAAKKQTRLIHYRLQQALRLCMVTGGLSVVVLFLYAEPLMELMYGSSSGARFIELMAPLFLLYYFQGPLQSTLQALDMAKAAMINSIIGTVLKIVAIFALATQASIGIMGVAMAIMASTILVTLLHFFTVAKTIGFVFYFRDFIKTIIAMGAAVAAGSVWFVVQHEQLLSSTLLSIVWTSLLYVILMVAFKLIKRSDVNRIPFVGKWLFTFMPKG, via the coding sequence ATGACCAAACAAACCTTTTTGAAAGGGACGATAACCCTCGTGCTTGCCGGGCTTGTCATTCGACTGCTTGGATTTGTCAACAGAATTGTCGTGGCAAGGCTCATGGGTGAGGAAGGCGTCGGGTTGTACATGATGGCTGTCCCAACCTTAGCACTCACCATCACAATGACACAGCTAGGACTCCCCGTTGCCATTTCTAAGCGTGTTGCTGAAGCAGAAGCTCGGAACGAACAGAGCAGGGTCAAACAAATTCTAGTCGTCTCACTCGCTGTCACAGGGGTGCTCAGCCTTGTGTTCACAGCAGGCATGATGGCCTTGTCTCATTGGGTTGCTTCGACACTGCTAACCGACGAGCGTACGATGTACCCACTCATGGCGATCGCTCCAATTGTCCCTATCGTGGCGATCTCCTCTGTCATTCGCGGGTATTTTCAAGGCAAACAAAACATGCGACCTTCGGCGATTTCACAGTTAATCGAGCAGGTTGTTCGTATTTCACTTGTCGCTGTGCTCACGAGCCTGTTTTTGCCTTATGGCGTAGAATTTGCTGCAGCTGGCGCCATGATCTCTGTTGTCCTCGGAGAACTTGCCTCACTCGTTTATATGATCATCCTATTTAAAAAACAAAAAACGGTCGCTATTCGAAAAGGCTTTATGCAATCCCTTTCTCGCGGCAAATCAACACTCTATGACTTGATGAGTATTGCTCTCCCGACGACTGGAAGCCGCCTTGTAGGCAGTGTGTCTTACTTTTTCGAGCCGATCGTTGTGGCCCAAAGCTTAGCCATTGCTGGGGTGGCGACGGTCGTAGCAACACAACAATATGGCGAGCTTACAGGTTTCGCCATGCCGCTCCTTTTTCTCCCAAGTTTCATTACACATGCCCTTTCCATTTCGCTTGTGCCAGCGATTAGCGAAGCCGCTGCTAAAAAACAAACACGACTCATTCATTATCGTTTGCAGCAAGCTCTGCGGCTTTGTATGGTGACAGGCGGGTTGTCAGTAGTCGTTCTGTTTTTATACGCTGAGCCGCTAATGGAGCTAATGTACGGCTCTTCGAGTGGGGCCAGGTTTATTGAATTAATGGCACCGCTATTTTTGCTCTATTATTTTCAAGGCCCGTTACAATCAACGCTACAAGCACTCGACATGGCAAAAGCAGCAATGATTAATTCCATCATCGGAACAGTGTTAAAAATTGTTGCCATCTTTGCCCTTGCTACGCAAGCAAGCATCGGCATTATGGGTGTTGCAATGGCAATTATGGCAAGCACGATCCTTGTCACGCTCTTGCATTTTTTTACAGTCGCAAAAACGATCGGCTTTGTCTTTTATTTTAGAGACTTCATAAAGACAATCATTGCCATGGGAGCAGCCGTGGCCGCTGGTTCTGTCTGGTTTGTCGTTCAGCACGAGCAATTGCTCTCTTCAACCCTACTGTCAATTGTCTGGACGAGTCTGTTGTATGTAATTCTAATGGTTGCCTTCAAGCTCATTAAACGCTCCGACGTCAATCGCATCCCCTTTGTCGGCAAGTGGCTTTTTACATTTATGCCTAAAGGGTAA
- a CDS encoding ArsB/NhaD family transporter — translation MSVAFAIFLFCYLLMLTDRVNRSVIMLAGGAAMVWVGLIDWPHVFTSYIDWPTLTLLFSMFIVLKIVERTGVFQYVAIKLIQSTKGHPGRLYAVMATIVAGGSALLDNVTTVIVFVPVLLSVTRHLKVPATPYLISTMISANIGGMATLIGSPPNVMIGQEVEAITFNDFLFHLAPLSILLLLIIHPLLYLIFRKRLQVPEERKVELVLLDAQSYVLKTPALTQSLTILILILTGFVTQPYHGTDVTSIAAAGALLMLLIVAREHAPDDIFRSIDWGTLLFFIGLFMMVGGLNASGWIDQMASLFFDLADGDSAESVFLLLFISGAVAGFVDNIPFTAAMLPVVEELGSMGVSNVKTLWWALAIGSSLGANATLIGSSANMIVTGLALRQHVRLSFLQFALVGIPVVLLTLLIASLYMYIRYIAPHS, via the coding sequence GTGAGTGTGGCGTTTGCCATCTTTTTATTTTGTTATTTGCTAATGTTAACAGATCGTGTGAATCGGTCCGTCATCATGCTCGCAGGAGGGGCAGCGATGGTATGGGTTGGCTTAATCGATTGGCCTCACGTCTTTACCTCATATATTGATTGGCCAACCCTTACCTTACTGTTCAGCATGTTCATCGTGCTTAAAATAGTGGAACGAACAGGTGTATTTCAATATGTTGCTATCAAGCTAATACAATCGACGAAAGGACATCCAGGACGATTGTATGCTGTGATGGCAACGATTGTTGCTGGTGGGTCGGCGCTACTTGATAACGTCACCACGGTTATCGTCTTTGTCCCTGTTTTGCTGTCCGTAACGAGGCATCTTAAAGTACCTGCAACCCCTTATTTAATTAGTACAATGATATCTGCCAATATTGGCGGCATGGCGACATTGATTGGGAGCCCGCCAAATGTGATGATCGGGCAGGAGGTAGAGGCGATTACGTTTAATGACTTCTTGTTTCATCTTGCGCCACTTTCCATCCTTTTGCTGCTCATCATTCATCCATTACTGTATCTCATTTTTCGCAAGCGTCTTCAAGTTCCTGAAGAACGTAAGGTAGAACTGGTGCTACTTGATGCTCAATCCTATGTGTTAAAAACACCCGCGCTGACGCAGTCCTTAACCATCCTCATTTTAATCTTAACTGGGTTTGTGACACAGCCTTACCATGGGACAGACGTGACAAGCATTGCAGCAGCTGGTGCCTTACTAATGCTGCTGATCGTCGCCCGAGAACACGCACCTGATGACATTTTCCGTAGCATTGATTGGGGAACTCTGCTTTTTTTTATCGGTCTGTTTATGATGGTCGGAGGGTTAAATGCATCGGGATGGATCGACCAAATGGCCTCGCTGTTTTTTGATCTTGCAGACGGAGATAGTGCGGAAAGTGTCTTTTTGTTGTTGTTTATTTCCGGTGCCGTGGCAGGATTTGTTGACAATATTCCTTTTACAGCTGCCATGCTTCCAGTAGTGGAGGAGCTAGGATCAATGGGCGTTTCCAACGTGAAAACCCTCTGGTGGGCTTTAGCAATCGGATCATCTTTAGGAGCCAATGCAACATTAATCGGTTCCTCTGCAAACATGATTGTTACCGGGCTCGCTCTAAGACAACATGTACGGCTGTCCTTTTTGCAATTTGCCCTTGTTGGTATTCCCGTTGTCCTATTGACCTTGCTCATCGCTAGTTTGTACATGTATATCCGCTATATCGCCCCCCATTCTTAA
- a CDS encoding DUF421 domain-containing protein, translated as MDMVIIVLRTVLFYGIILLIFRLMGKREIGELSILDLVVFIMIAEMAVSAIEEPKDPIFDTIVPMAVLLLIQLGLAYFQLKNQKLREVIDGKPSFIIRNGEINEKEMKKQRYNFTDLLIQLREEKIHDVRDVDVAILEPSGKLSVFEKNPASSQRPFYSLPFILDGQIQSRHLHENGKDEEWLKDVLKQHDIVDYTSLLYLSVAADGTLFMQKKN; from the coding sequence ATGGATATGGTCATCATTGTGTTGCGCACAGTGTTATTCTATGGAATCATTCTGCTTATTTTCAGGCTAATGGGCAAACGGGAAATTGGGGAACTTTCGATTCTTGACTTGGTCGTCTTTATTATGATTGCCGAAATGGCTGTTTCAGCAATTGAAGAACCAAAGGATCCCATTTTTGATACGATCGTCCCAATGGCCGTTCTCCTTCTAATTCAACTGGGGTTGGCTTACTTCCAACTGAAAAATCAGAAGCTACGAGAAGTGATTGATGGCAAACCTTCGTTTATCATTCGGAACGGGGAAATAAATGAAAAAGAAATGAAGAAACAACGCTATAATTTCACTGATTTGCTCATCCAGCTTCGTGAAGAAAAAATTCATGATGTCCGGGATGTGGATGTCGCCATCCTTGAGCCATCAGGAAAACTGTCGGTGTTTGAAAAAAATCCAGCTTCCTCGCAACGTCCTTTCTATTCGCTTCCGTTTATTCTTGATGGTCAAATTCAATCTCGGCATTTACATGAAAACGGAAAGGACGAGGAGTGGCTAAAAGATGTGTTGAAGCAACATGATATCGTTGACTACACAAGCCTACTGTATTTGTCTGTTGCGGCAGATGGAACGTTATTTATGCAGAAAAAAAACTAG
- a CDS encoding post-transcriptional regulator yields the protein MTAHPYERWHSTLYPFLVSKMEELQLLGYPEATTAEVWSYLLHKKWKKPKEDVFLHQLVQDVMSVSVSGYMTFLTVEAYKAPAFDLKGLT from the coding sequence ATGACCGCTCATCCTTATGAAAGGTGGCATTCGACGCTTTATCCTTTTTTAGTGAGCAAAATGGAAGAGCTTCAATTGCTCGGCTACCCTGAGGCAACGACTGCTGAAGTGTGGTCCTACTTACTACATAAGAAATGGAAGAAGCCAAAAGAAGATGTATTTCTGCACCAGCTCGTTCAAGATGTAATGTCAGTGTCCGTATCGGGCTATATGACCTTTTTGACAGTGGAAGCCTATAAAGCACCCGCATTTGATTTAAAAGGACTTACATAA
- a CDS encoding TIGR04086 family membrane protein, giving the protein MQSSLKAVGSGGLVIGAWILGASLLLATILRFTSMSEASLTWVFTTVGCLAFLFGGMKAGKMKKERGLFIGLATGIAVSLLIFIIQWTGYNQSMDTIKALFHLLYIGMALVGGIVGVNLGARHQ; this is encoded by the coding sequence ATGCAATCATCTTTGAAGGCCGTTGGTTCGGGAGGACTCGTGATTGGGGCGTGGATTTTAGGTGCGAGCCTACTCCTCGCAACAATTTTACGGTTTACATCCATGTCAGAGGCATCACTCACATGGGTATTCACAACCGTAGGCTGTTTGGCTTTTCTGTTTGGCGGTATGAAAGCGGGGAAAATGAAGAAGGAACGTGGTCTTTTTATTGGACTTGCTACTGGAATTGCTGTGAGCCTTTTGATTTTTATCATTCAGTGGACCGGATATAACCAATCAATGGACACAATAAAGGCGCTCTTTCACCTGCTCTATATCGGCATGGCGCTTGTTGGCGGGATTGTTGGGGTCAATCTCGGGGCAAGACATCAATAA
- a CDS encoding LapA family protein, giving the protein MRGQTAGILALVFVCIVAAFAVINVDPVQVNYFIGTAEVPLILVILFSALLGGIIVGFFSLVRYYKGQRSDKRNQVNARDESAHAPGNEEAHSFTKPSVLETPEENDTKNK; this is encoded by the coding sequence ATGCGAGGGCAAACAGCAGGCATCCTGGCACTGGTTTTTGTTTGTATTGTGGCCGCTTTTGCTGTCATTAATGTCGATCCAGTGCAAGTCAATTACTTTATTGGAACGGCAGAGGTTCCTTTAATCCTCGTCATTTTGTTTTCTGCTCTTCTTGGCGGGATTATCGTTGGGTTCTTTTCGCTCGTCCGTTATTATAAAGGACAGCGTAGCGATAAACGAAACCAGGTGAATGCAAGGGACGAATCCGCGCATGCCCCTGGCAATGAAGAGGCACATTCGTTTACGAAACCTAGTGTTCTGGAGACGCCCGAAGAGAATGATACGAAAAACAAATAA
- the secDF gene encoding protein translocase subunit SecDF, which translates to MKKGRIAVFFIVVALLAALAVGTIRPILQNINLGLDLQGGFEVLYQVTPKDEEQTITDETMVATTQALDRRINVLGVSEPSIQIEGQDRIRVQLAGVTDQENAREILSTQGELSFRDVNDELLLDGTDLAENGASQTFDQQNQPAVALELKDADKFAEATQHIVNMAPQNQMVIWLDYEEGDSFEEEYQKHRDPNQESKILSVANVDQVFRQPEVSITGNFEVEEAKELADLLNSGSLPVALEELHLTSVGAQFGQEALEQTVFAGYVAIIAIFLFMIFYYRLPGIISVVTLSFYIYLILLVFQQLNAVLTLPGIAALILGVGMAVDANIISAERIKDEIQSGKSIRSAFRAGNRRSIGTIFDANITTLLAASVLFIFGTSSVKGFATMLIISILVSFITAVYGSRFLLSLWVNSGLFKNKPGWFGVKRSDIDNLHEVEDESKRRLKGPYRKVNFVKHRKFFFIGTGVLLLVGFISLFVFKFNLGIDFASGTRIDLIAQEPLTEESVNNEFSSIGLAAPDELLIDGENSKRATASYVGALSEEESQIVKAHFQETYGTDPSISTVSPIVGKELTKNAIFALIIASIGMVIYVAIRFEIFFGLAAILALLHDAFFIIVVFSIFQIELDINFIAAILTIIGYSINDTIVTFDRIRENMGYEKKIRTREDLERVVNRSLVQTMTRSLNTIITVIIGVLALLIFGNESISTFSIALLIGLIAGTYSSICLASQLWLTWKIKQLEKQPKGQLDPSQTDV; encoded by the coding sequence ATGAAAAAAGGAAGAATTGCCGTGTTTTTTATCGTCGTGGCTCTTCTCGCTGCATTGGCAGTAGGGACGATACGACCGATTCTTCAAAACATTAATCTCGGACTTGATTTGCAAGGAGGATTTGAAGTCCTCTATCAGGTCACGCCGAAGGATGAAGAGCAGACGATCACCGATGAAACGATGGTGGCGACAACGCAGGCTCTCGATCGACGTATTAACGTGCTTGGCGTCAGTGAGCCAAGTATTCAAATCGAAGGACAGGACCGCATTCGTGTTCAGCTTGCTGGGGTAACGGACCAGGAAAATGCCAGAGAAATTCTGTCCACACAAGGGGAGCTTAGTTTCCGAGATGTGAACGACGAGCTGCTTCTTGACGGAACGGACTTGGCAGAGAATGGGGCTTCCCAAACCTTTGACCAGCAAAATCAGCCCGCTGTCGCATTGGAGCTCAAGGATGCGGATAAGTTTGCTGAAGCGACGCAGCATATCGTAAATATGGCTCCACAAAACCAGATGGTCATTTGGTTGGATTACGAGGAAGGGGACTCGTTCGAGGAAGAGTATCAAAAACACCGTGACCCGAATCAAGAATCGAAAATCCTTTCAGTGGCCAATGTAGACCAAGTGTTCCGTCAACCAGAAGTATCAATTACAGGGAATTTCGAAGTTGAAGAAGCCAAAGAACTAGCAGATCTATTGAACTCTGGTTCATTGCCAGTGGCTTTGGAAGAACTTCATTTAACCTCCGTTGGTGCGCAATTTGGTCAGGAGGCATTGGAGCAAACCGTGTTTGCGGGTTATGTGGCCATCATTGCCATCTTCTTGTTTATGATTTTTTATTACCGATTGCCAGGCATCATCTCCGTAGTCACGTTAAGCTTCTATATTTATTTAATCCTGCTCGTATTCCAACAGCTTAATGCGGTATTAACGTTGCCGGGAATTGCGGCGTTAATTCTTGGGGTTGGGATGGCGGTTGATGCGAATATCATTTCAGCCGAACGAATTAAAGACGAAATACAATCAGGCAAATCCATTCGATCCGCATTTCGCGCAGGAAACCGACGATCGATCGGCACCATTTTTGACGCCAATATTACAACGCTACTTGCAGCGAGCGTCCTGTTTATCTTTGGTACGAGTTCTGTAAAAGGGTTTGCGACAATGCTCATTATCAGTATTCTCGTTAGCTTTATAACAGCAGTCTACGGGTCACGTTTCTTGCTTAGCCTGTGGGTGAATAGTGGTTTGTTTAAAAACAAACCAGGCTGGTTTGGGGTTAAACGATCAGACATCGATAATCTTCATGAGGTTGAGGACGAATCAAAGCGACGTTTAAAAGGACCTTATCGCAAAGTCAATTTTGTAAAGCATCGGAAATTCTTTTTTATTGGAACCGGTGTGCTGCTCCTCGTTGGTTTCATTTCACTCTTTGTGTTCAAGTTTAATTTGGGCATAGATTTTGCGAGTGGAACGCGGATTGATCTGATTGCTCAGGAGCCTCTTACCGAGGAGAGTGTCAACAATGAATTCTCTAGCATTGGTCTGGCGGCACCAGATGAGCTTCTGATTGACGGGGAAAACAGCAAACGAGCGACCGCAAGTTATGTAGGTGCTCTTAGCGAAGAGGAGTCCCAAATTGTGAAAGCTCATTTCCAGGAAACCTACGGGACAGATCCTAGCATTAGTACAGTGTCTCCAATTGTTGGTAAGGAGCTTACGAAAAATGCGATTTTCGCGCTCATCATCGCCTCCATTGGGATGGTCATCTATGTAGCGATTCGATTCGAGATTTTCTTTGGCCTTGCAGCGATTTTGGCTTTGCTGCACGACGCCTTCTTTATCATTGTTGTGTTCAGCATCTTCCAGATCGAACTCGACATTAACTTTATTGCAGCCATTCTCACGATTATCGGGTATTCCATTAACGATACGATCGTTACCTTTGACCGAATACGTGAGAACATGGGGTACGAGAAAAAGATCCGGACGAGGGAAGATTTAGAACGAGTGGTTAATCGCAGTCTTGTGCAGACGATGACACGTTCATTGAATACGATTATAACCGTCATTATTGGGGTTCTTGCGTTATTGATCTTTGGGAATGAGTCGATTTCTACTTTCTCAATCGCGCTATTAATCGGTTTGATTGCTGGGACGTACTCGTCGATTTGCCTCGCTAGCCAACTATGGCTTACTTGGAAAATCAAACAGCTTGAAAAGCAACCTAAAGGTCAGCTTGATCCAAGTCAAACCGATGTGTAG
- the tgt gene encoding tRNA guanosine(34) transglycosylase Tgt produces MSAVTYEHIKTCAQSGARLGIVHTPHGSFETPAFMPVGTLGTVKTMSPEDLESMGAGIILGNTYHLWLRPGTDIISEAGGLHKFMNWKHPILTDSGGFQVFSLSNLRDIQEEGVHFRNHLSGEKLFLSPEKAMEIQNILGSDIMMAFDECPPYPATYEYMKASVERTSRWAERCLTAHSRPAEQGLFGIVQGGEFEDLRIQSAKDLTSLDFPGYAIGGLSVGEPKDVMNRVLEWTTPLLPADKPRYLMGVGSPDSLIDGAVRGIDMFDCVLPTRIARNGTCMTSAGRLVVRNAAYKSDFRPIDENCDCYTCRNYSRAYIRHLVKCDETFGFRLTTYHNLYFLLKLMRQVREAIREDRLLDFRESFFEAYGFNQPDAKNF; encoded by the coding sequence ATGAGCGCAGTCACTTATGAACATATTAAAACATGTGCCCAGTCTGGAGCGAGATTAGGCATCGTCCATACACCGCACGGAAGCTTTGAAACACCTGCATTTATGCCTGTGGGGACACTTGGAACCGTAAAAACGATGAGCCCTGAAGATCTGGAGTCTATGGGCGCAGGAATTATTTTAGGCAATACGTATCACCTTTGGCTTCGGCCTGGCACGGATATTATCTCAGAGGCTGGCGGATTGCATAAATTTATGAATTGGAAGCATCCGATTTTGACCGATTCTGGTGGTTTCCAAGTGTTTAGCCTCAGCAATTTAAGAGATATTCAAGAAGAGGGGGTTCACTTTCGAAACCACCTAAGTGGTGAAAAGCTGTTTCTCTCGCCTGAGAAGGCAATGGAGATTCAAAACATTTTAGGCTCCGATATTATGATGGCCTTTGATGAATGTCCGCCATACCCAGCCACGTATGAGTATATGAAAGCGTCTGTTGAGAGAACCTCTCGTTGGGCAGAACGGTGCCTTACTGCTCATTCTCGTCCCGCGGAACAAGGATTGTTTGGGATTGTTCAAGGCGGGGAGTTTGAAGATTTGCGTATACAAAGCGCGAAAGATTTGACCTCTCTTGATTTTCCTGGCTATGCGATCGGTGGTTTGTCTGTCGGCGAGCCAAAGGACGTGATGAATCGCGTATTGGAATGGACCACACCATTGCTCCCAGCTGATAAGCCAAGATATTTAATGGGCGTTGGGTCACCGGACTCCCTTATCGACGGGGCTGTACGTGGGATTGATATGTTTGATTGCGTACTGCCTACCCGAATTGCTCGTAATGGAACGTGTATGACAAGCGCCGGTCGATTAGTCGTTCGGAACGCAGCATACAAAAGTGATTTTCGACCAATTGATGAAAACTGTGATTGCTATACATGTAGAAATTACAGCCGAGCGTATATTCGTCATTTAGTAAAATGTGACGAAACGTTCGGATTTAGGTTAACAACTTACCATAACCTCTATTTTCTGTTAAAATTAATGCGTCAGGTCAGGGAAGCGATCAGGGAAGACCGCCTCCTCGATTTTCGGGAGTCGTTTTTTGAAGCTTACGGTTTTAATCAACCTGATGCTAAAAACTTTTAA